In the Ruminococcus sp. OA3 genome, one interval contains:
- the fabK gene encoding enoyl-[acyl-carrier-protein] reductase FabK → MKTRVTDILGTEYPIIQGGMAWVAEHHLAAAVSNAGGLGLIGAANAPAEVVREEIRKVRELTDRPFGVNIMLISPSAEEVAQLVTEEKVPVITTGAGNPEKFMKTWKESGMKVIPVVASVALAKRMERYGADAVVAEGCEAGGHIGEQTTMTLIPQVADAVEIPVIGAGGVGDGRGMAAMFLLGAEGVQIGTRFVVSDESIVHENYKERIVKSKDIDSVVTGRSTGHPVRSLRNQNTKEYLKKEQEGASFEELELLTLGSLRRAVLEGDTKNGSVMAGQIAGLIKRRQTCKEIIEELVNETETLLKGAEKWEK, encoded by the coding sequence ATGAAAACAAGAGTGACGGACATACTGGGTACAGAATATCCTATCATCCAGGGCGGGATGGCCTGGGTGGCAGAACATCATCTGGCGGCGGCAGTTTCCAATGCAGGCGGACTGGGACTGATCGGTGCGGCAAATGCACCGGCTGAGGTAGTACGCGAAGAAATACGAAAAGTCAGGGAGCTGACGGACAGGCCATTTGGAGTGAATATTATGCTGATCAGTCCGAGTGCAGAAGAGGTAGCGCAGCTTGTGACAGAGGAAAAGGTTCCGGTCATCACGACAGGAGCAGGCAACCCGGAGAAATTTATGAAAACATGGAAAGAATCCGGCATGAAAGTAATTCCTGTTGTGGCGAGTGTTGCACTGGCAAAGCGTATGGAACGATACGGAGCAGATGCCGTTGTGGCAGAAGGCTGCGAGGCGGGCGGACATATTGGGGAACAGACGACGATGACACTGATTCCGCAGGTCGCGGATGCGGTTGAGATACCAGTGATCGGAGCCGGAGGAGTCGGCGACGGCAGAGGGATGGCGGCCATGTTTTTGCTGGGTGCGGAGGGTGTTCAGATCGGTACACGTTTTGTGGTATCTGATGAGTCTATCGTGCATGAAAATTATAAAGAACGGATTGTAAAGTCAAAGGATATCGACAGCGTCGTGACAGGCCGCTCTACAGGACATCCGGTCCGTTCGCTAAGGAACCAGAACACGAAAGAGTATCTGAAAAAAGAGCAGGAAGGAGCTTCCTTTGAAGAACTGGAGCTTCTGACACTCGGTTCACTGCGCAGAGCGGTGCTGGAGGGGGATACGAAAAATGGAAGTGTGATGGCAGGGCAGATTGCAGGACTGATCAAACGGCGTCAGACCTGTAAGGAAATCATCGAAGAACTTGTAAATGAGACCGAGACGCTGTTAAAAGGAGCGGAAAAATGGGAAAAATAG
- the accB gene encoding acetyl-CoA carboxylase biotin carboxyl carrier protein, producing the protein MEAEQIIRLIETVSASSLSEFEYQEGDVKLVLKAEKQVVAAVPAAAAPVAVPESIEETEIIDDGTLIKSPLVGTFYSAPSEDAQAFVQVGDTVKKGQVIGIIETMKLMNEIECDRDGVITGILIENEQVVEYGQPLFRIG; encoded by the coding sequence GTGGAAGCAGAACAGATTATACGTTTGATAGAGACTGTCTCAGCCTCATCACTCTCGGAATTTGAATATCAGGAAGGCGATGTCAAGCTCGTTTTAAAAGCGGAGAAGCAGGTAGTCGCAGCAGTTCCGGCAGCAGCAGCGCCGGTTGCAGTACCGGAGTCCATCGAGGAGACAGAGATCATTGACGATGGAACACTGATCAAATCCCCGCTTGTGGGAACGTTCTACAGTGCACCGTCGGAGGATGCGCAGGCGTTCGTTCAGGTGGGGGATACTGTGAAAAAAGGGCAGGTAATCGGAATCATTGAGACGATGAAGCTGATGAATGAGATCGAATGTGACAGGGACGGCGTGATCACCGGGATACTGATTGAAAATGAGCAGGTGGTTGAATACGGGCAACCGCTGTTTCGGATTGGATAA
- a CDS encoding nitronate monooxygenase family protein, with the protein MTEQKPLRIGELTVPLPLIQGGMGVGVSLSGLAGAVAKNGGIGLISTAQIGFRDPEFRKNPIETNLRVMKEELDKARAIAPGGILGFNIMVATRRYEDYVKAALKAGADIIVSGAGLPVDLPKYAKGFKTKLAPIVSSLKAAKLICKLWDRRYQTTPDLIVIEGPKAGGHLGFSEEELKTYTDESYEEEIKKIICAVRECGDKYQKNIPVVVAGGIYDGQDVQHMIGEVGADGVQVGTRFVTTKECDAPMSYKERYLRAREADIVITKSPVGMPGRAIRNSFLTADHTQEKRPQGCLQCLEKCNPAQIPYCITQALVNAVTEKTELALLFCGSNAYRSNQIETVPRVISDLFGIACNPA; encoded by the coding sequence ATGACAGAGCAAAAACCTTTGAGAATCGGGGAGCTGACGGTACCCCTTCCGCTGATCCAGGGTGGGATGGGAGTCGGAGTCAGTCTTTCGGGACTGGCGGGAGCTGTGGCGAAAAACGGCGGCATCGGCCTGATCTCCACGGCACAGATCGGTTTCCGGGATCCCGAATTTCGTAAAAACCCAATTGAGACAAATCTGCGGGTGATGAAGGAAGAACTGGATAAAGCCCGTGCGATTGCGCCCGGAGGGATACTGGGATTCAATATCATGGTCGCCACGAGACGATATGAAGATTATGTGAAAGCGGCACTGAAGGCGGGGGCTGATATCATCGTATCAGGTGCCGGGCTTCCGGTGGATCTGCCGAAATATGCAAAAGGTTTTAAGACGAAGCTGGCACCGATCGTATCTTCGCTGAAAGCGGCGAAACTGATCTGCAAACTCTGGGACCGCCGTTATCAGACGACACCGGATCTCATTGTGATCGAGGGACCAAAGGCGGGAGGTCATCTGGGATTTTCAGAGGAAGAACTTAAGACATATACGGACGAGAGTTATGAGGAAGAGATTAAAAAGATTATCTGCGCGGTCAGGGAATGCGGTGACAAATACCAGAAGAACATACCGGTCGTTGTGGCGGGCGGAATCTATGACGGACAGGATGTACAGCATATGATCGGGGAAGTAGGGGCAGATGGGGTACAGGTTGGAACCAGATTTGTTACGACCAAAGAGTGTGACGCTCCGATGTCCTATAAAGAGCGGTATCTGAGAGCCAGGGAGGCAGATATTGTGATCACGAAAAGTCCGGTGGGGATGCCGGGACGTGCGATCAGGAATTCATTCTTAACAGCGGATCATACGCAGGAGAAGCGCCCCCAGGGCTGCCTTCAATGCCTGGAAAAATGTAATCCTGCACAGATTCCGTACTGTATCACACAGGCGCTTGTAAACGCGGTCACGGAAAAAACAGAACTGGCACTGCTTTTCTGCGGCAGCAACGCGTATCGCAGTAATCAGATTGAGACGGTGCCGCGGGTGATTTCAGATTTGTTCGGAATCGCTTGTAATCCGGCATAA
- the fabG gene encoding 3-oxoacyl-[acyl-carrier-protein] reductase, whose amino-acid sequence MLENQVAIVTGGARGIGRAIALALAAEGAYVVVNYASSSQRAQEVVKEIQERGGQAEAGPCNVADGAAVASWFADIMARLGRIDILVNNAGITKDGLLMRMSEEDFTRVLDTNLTGAFHCCKWAVKSMIRQRSGKIVNISSVSGVSGNAGQANYSASKAGLIGLTKSVAREVASRGITVNAVAPGFIETDMTEVLSEKVKEGAKAQIPLKDFGRPEDVADAVVFLVSEKSRYITGQVLHVDGGMVM is encoded by the coding sequence ATGTTGGAGAATCAGGTAGCTATCGTAACAGGGGGTGCCAGGGGAATCGGACGTGCGATCGCACTCGCACTGGCAGCTGAGGGAGCGTATGTCGTAGTGAATTATGCGAGTTCCTCCCAGAGGGCGCAGGAAGTGGTGAAGGAAATCCAGGAAAGAGGCGGACAGGCGGAAGCGGGTCCCTGTAACGTCGCGGACGGCGCAGCGGTAGCATCATGGTTTGCCGACATTATGGCTCGCCTGGGGCGGATTGATATTCTGGTAAATAATGCGGGCATTACAAAAGACGGACTTCTTATGCGCATGAGTGAAGAAGATTTTACCAGGGTGCTGGATACAAATCTGACAGGCGCCTTTCACTGCTGTAAATGGGCGGTGAAGTCCATGATACGCCAGCGGAGCGGGAAAATCGTAAATATTTCTTCCGTATCCGGCGTGTCAGGAAATGCAGGACAGGCCAATTACAGCGCTTCCAAGGCGGGACTGATTGGATTGACAAAGTCTGTTGCAAGGGAAGTGGCTTCCAGAGGAATTACCGTGAATGCGGTGGCTCCGGGATTTATTGAGACAGATATGACAGAGGTTCTGTCAGAGAAAGTAAAAGAAGGGGCAAAGGCTCAGATCCCGCTGAAAGATTTCGGGAGACCGGAGGATGTGGCAGATGCAGTTGTATTTCTGGTATCAGAGAAAAGCCGGTATATTACCGGACAGGTGCTGCACGTGGACGGTGGAATGGTAATGTAA
- a CDS encoding acetyl-CoA carboxylase biotin carboxylase subunit — protein sequence MIKKVLIANRGEIAVRIIRACREMGIATVAVYSEADRDALHTLLADEAICIGPAPSKESYLNMERILSATITMEADAVHPGFGFLSENSKFAQMCEKCGITFIGPKSDVIARMGNKAEARNTMIAAHVPVVPGSTESILDVKKGKKAAADIGYPVMIKAASGGGGRGMRVAMSPEEFDAQFQTAQREAEQGFSDPTMYIERFVQEPRHIEFQILADRYGNVVHLGERDCSVQRRHQKMIEESPSPAISEDLRAEMGRAAVKAALAAGYENAGTIEFLVDKNREFFFIEMNTRIQVEHPVTEAVTGLDLIKEQIRIASGEKLPFSQDDICLRGHAMECRINAENPDKNFMPCPGTIQDSHFPGGNGVRIDSAVYNGYQIPPNYDSMIAKVIVHGANREEALQKMRSALDEMVIEGVDTNKEYQMQIIEHQVFREGKQDTSFIEKYL from the coding sequence ATGATAAAGAAAGTATTGATCGCAAACCGGGGTGAGATCGCGGTGCGTATTATCAGAGCGTGTCGTGAGATGGGGATTGCTACGGTTGCCGTATACTCGGAGGCAGACCGGGATGCCCTGCATACCCTGCTGGCTGACGAAGCCATCTGCATCGGTCCGGCTCCGTCAAAGGAAAGTTATCTGAATATGGAACGTATCTTAAGTGCAACGATCACCATGGAGGCGGATGCCGTTCATCCGGGATTTGGATTCCTCTCGGAGAACAGTAAATTTGCTCAGATGTGCGAAAAATGCGGCATCACCTTTATCGGGCCGAAAAGTGATGTGATCGCCCGTATGGGAAATAAGGCGGAAGCCAGGAATACCATGATCGCGGCACATGTTCCGGTGGTACCGGGGAGCACAGAGTCAATCCTGGATGTAAAAAAAGGGAAGAAAGCTGCGGCGGATATCGGATATCCCGTGATGATCAAGGCGGCTTCCGGAGGTGGAGGCCGAGGTATGCGGGTTGCCATGTCACCGGAGGAATTCGATGCACAGTTCCAGACGGCACAGCGGGAGGCGGAGCAGGGATTCTCCGATCCGACGATGTATATCGAGCGTTTTGTGCAGGAACCGCGGCATATTGAATTCCAGATCCTGGCGGATCGTTATGGAAATGTGGTACATCTCGGGGAACGTGACTGCTCCGTACAGCGCCGCCATCAGAAAATGATCGAAGAATCACCGAGTCCCGCCATCTCCGAAGACCTCCGCGCCGAAATGGGAAGGGCTGCGGTGAAAGCGGCTCTTGCGGCGGGTTATGAAAATGCAGGTACGATCGAATTTCTGGTGGATAAGAACAGAGAATTCTTTTTTATAGAGATGAATACAAGAATTCAGGTGGAGCATCCGGTGACGGAGGCTGTGACAGGGCTGGACCTGATCAAGGAACAGATCAGGATCGCATCAGGGGAAAAACTTCCATTTTCACAGGATGACATCTGTCTGAGGGGTCATGCGATGGAATGCAGGATCAATGCTGAAAATCCGGATAAAAACTTTATGCCATGTCCGGGGACGATCCAGGACAGCCATTTCCCGGGAGGAAACGGCGTTCGGATCGACAGTGCGGTATATAACGGGTATCAGATTCCGCCGAACTATGATTCCATGATCGCCAAAGTGATTGTTCACGGCGCAAACCGTGAGGAGGCATTGCAGAAAATGCGCTCGGCACTTGATGAGATGGTCATAGAAGGTGTGGATACGAACAAGGAATATCAGATGCAGATTATTGAACACCAGGTTTTCCGGGAGGGAAAACAGGACACTTCATTTATTGAGAAATATCTGTAG
- the fabF gene encoding beta-ketoacyl-ACP synthase II: MRRVVVTGMGAITPIGNSVDAFWEAVKSQTVGIGEITKFDISDYKVKIAAEVKDFDAKEYMDAKAAKRMEAFCQYAVAASREAVSDSGIDMEEEDPYMVGISIGSGIGSLQTVEREFQKLLKGGPRKVSPMMVPMMISNMAAGNVSIQLGCKGKSINVVTACATGTHSIGEAFRTIQYGDADVMLAGGAESSITPIGVSGFSSLTALTSASDPMRASIPFDKERSGFVIGEGAGVVVLEELEHAKKRNARIYAEIVGYGATSDAYHITSPIEDGSGAAKAMEKAMNDAGIRAEDVDYINAHGTSTHHNDLFETKAIRLALGKEAEKVKISSTKSMIGHLLGAAGGVEFITCVKSIQDGYLHPTVGYQVPDEECDLDYITGGPVEQEVDCCLTNSLGFGGHNATLCVRKYRGQEEA, from the coding sequence ATGAGAAGAGTTGTTGTTACGGGGATGGGAGCCATCACCCCGATCGGAAACAGTGTGGATGCATTCTGGGAGGCTGTAAAGAGTCAGACCGTGGGCATCGGAGAGATTACAAAGTTTGATATATCAGATTATAAAGTGAAAATTGCAGCGGAAGTCAAAGACTTCGACGCGAAAGAATATATGGACGCCAAAGCGGCAAAGCGTATGGAGGCATTCTGTCAGTATGCGGTTGCGGCATCGAGAGAAGCAGTAAGTGATTCCGGCATCGATATGGAGGAAGAAGACCCGTATATGGTAGGAATCAGTATAGGATCGGGAATTGGGAGCCTGCAGACCGTGGAGCGTGAATTTCAGAAACTGCTGAAGGGCGGTCCGAGAAAAGTCAGCCCTATGATGGTGCCGATGATGATCAGCAATATGGCAGCAGGGAACGTCAGCATCCAGCTTGGATGCAAAGGAAAAAGCATCAATGTGGTGACGGCATGTGCGACGGGAACGCATTCCATCGGCGAAGCATTCCGGACGATCCAGTATGGTGATGCGGATGTGATGCTGGCGGGGGGGGCCGAGAGCTCGATCACGCCGATCGGTGTTTCCGGATTTTCATCGCTGACGGCTCTGACATCAGCATCTGACCCGATGCGCGCATCGATTCCGTTTGACAAGGAGCGAAGCGGTTTTGTGATAGGCGAAGGAGCAGGAGTTGTAGTACTGGAAGAACTGGAGCATGCAAAGAAGAGAAATGCCAGAATTTATGCGGAAATCGTAGGATACGGTGCCACGAGCGATGCCTACCACATTACTTCTCCCATAGAAGACGGCAGCGGAGCTGCAAAAGCCATGGAAAAGGCGATGAATGATGCCGGAATCAGGGCGGAGGACGTGGATTATATCAACGCCCATGGAACGAGTACGCATCATAATGACCTGTTTGAGACGAAGGCAATCAGGCTGGCGCTTGGCAAAGAAGCAGAAAAGGTAAAGATCAGTTCTACAAAGTCCATGATTGGGCATCTGCTTGGTGCAGCCGGGGGTGTGGAATTTATTACCTGTGTAAAATCTATACAGGACGGTTATCTTCACCCGACCGTCGGGTATCAGGTGCCGGATGAAGAATGTGATCTGGATTATATCACAGGAGGCCCTGTGGAGCAGGAGGTTGACTGTTGTCTCACGAATTCTCTGGGATTCGGCGGACATAACGCGACACTCTGTGTCAGAAAATATCGCGGGCAGGAGGAAGCATAA
- the accD gene encoding acetyl-CoA carboxylase, carboxyltransferase subunit beta — protein sequence MLKNLLRKSPSNMNMKKGEEAPDVLKTLWAKCSKCGELVYRDDVRANYYICPKCGGYFRLNIKRRLKMTVDGGSFEEWDADLETGNPLQFEGYEEKIKAAQEKTSLAEGVVTGKAAIEGLTCAVGVIDARFLMGSMGYVVGEKITRMIERATALRLPIVMFCCSGGARMQEGMVSLMQMAKTSAALKRHSNEGQLYISVLTDPTTGGVTASFAMLGDVILAEPKALIGFAGPRVIEQTIRQKLPEGFQRSEFLLEHGFVDKIVERADMRKTLADIIRMHTLSEKASAPAEADLAKSRKRKENRDAWSVVETSRRADRLTALDYIENIFTDFIEFHGDRYCQDDGAVVGGIAMLGATPVTVIGQQKGKNLKDNLVRNFGMPSPDGYRKALRLMKQAEKFHRPVICLVDTPGAFCGLEAEERGQGRAIADNLFEMSDLKTPILSMVIGEGGSGGALAMAVADEVWMMENAVYSILSPEGFASILWKDSKKANEAAGVMKITADDLLGLGIIEKVIPEEKPACQENQRQICRMLRAEIRSFLVRFQGKTDSELRDHRYQRFRKM from the coding sequence ATGTTAAAGAATTTATTACGGAAATCTCCGTCCAATATGAATATGAAAAAGGGAGAAGAGGCACCGGATGTGCTGAAAACTCTCTGGGCAAAATGCAGCAAGTGCGGTGAACTGGTTTACAGGGATGATGTGCGTGCGAATTATTATATTTGCCCAAAATGCGGCGGATATTTCCGTCTGAATATAAAGCGCCGGCTGAAAATGACAGTGGACGGCGGCAGTTTTGAGGAATGGGATGCAGATCTTGAGACCGGCAATCCGCTGCAGTTTGAGGGCTATGAAGAGAAGATCAAGGCGGCACAGGAAAAAACATCACTCGCGGAAGGTGTTGTGACAGGTAAAGCTGCCATTGAAGGACTTACCTGTGCAGTCGGCGTCATTGATGCCCGGTTTCTGATGGGAAGCATGGGCTATGTCGTCGGAGAAAAAATTACACGCATGATAGAACGTGCTACGGCGCTTAGGCTTCCGATCGTTATGTTCTGCTGTTCAGGAGGAGCCAGAATGCAGGAAGGCATGGTCTCTCTGATGCAGATGGCGAAGACTTCCGCAGCATTAAAAAGACACAGTAATGAAGGACAGCTGTATATATCTGTTCTGACGGATCCTACGACGGGCGGGGTGACGGCGAGTTTTGCAATGCTTGGAGATGTGATTCTGGCAGAGCCGAAAGCACTGATTGGATTTGCAGGTCCGCGTGTCATTGAGCAGACGATTCGGCAGAAGCTCCCGGAAGGATTTCAGCGTTCCGAATTTTTGCTTGAACATGGGTTTGTCGACAAGATCGTGGAGCGTGCAGATATGAGGAAAACGCTTGCAGACATCATACGTATGCATACGCTTTCAGAAAAAGCATCTGCGCCGGCTGAGGCAGATCTGGCAAAATCACGCAAACGGAAGGAAAACCGGGATGCCTGGAGTGTAGTGGAGACCTCCAGACGGGCAGACCGTCTGACGGCACTCGACTATATTGAAAATATTTTTACGGACTTCATAGAATTTCATGGTGACCGTTACTGCCAGGATGACGGAGCGGTCGTCGGGGGAATTGCGATGCTGGGGGCGACACCCGTCACGGTCATCGGACAGCAGAAGGGAAAAAACCTGAAGGATAATCTGGTCCGGAACTTTGGGATGCCGTCTCCGGATGGCTACCGGAAGGCACTGAGACTTATGAAACAGGCGGAGAAATTTCACCGCCCGGTGATCTGTCTGGTGGATACACCGGGGGCGTTCTGCGGACTGGAAGCCGAGGAGCGCGGTCAGGGAAGAGCGATCGCGGATAATCTGTTCGAGATGTCGGATCTGAAGACGCCCATCCTCTCCATGGTAATCGGAGAAGGCGGAAGCGGCGGTGCTCTTGCCATGGCTGTGGCAGACGAAGTCTGGATGATGGAAAATGCAGTCTACTCGATTCTGTCCCCGGAGGGATTTGCTTCCATTTTGTGGAAGGACAGCAAAAAAGCAAATGAAGCGGCCGGGGTCATGAAAATCACCGCAGACGATCTGCTGGGCCTTGGTATCATTGAGAAAGTGATTCCGGAAGAAAAACCGGCATGCCAGGAGAATCAGCGTCAGATCTGCAGAATGCTGCGTGCAGAGATCCGAAGTTTTCTGGTGCGTTTCCAGGGAAAGACAGACAGTGAGCTTCGGGATCACCGTTACCAGCGTTTCCGCAAAATGTAA
- the acpP gene encoding acyl carrier protein — protein sequence MLEKMKELIAEQLGIDAGSITPEKSLKDDLNADSLDLFELVTNLEDTYEIEIPAEDLESMITVQDVIDYLKNKGIDEE from the coding sequence ATGTTAGAAAAAATGAAAGAATTAATTGCAGAGCAGCTGGGTATCGATGCAGGCAGCATTACACCGGAAAAATCCTTAAAAGATGATCTGAATGCGGATTCACTTGATCTGTTTGAACTGGTGACAAATCTGGAAGATACTTATGAAATCGAAATTCCGGCTGAGGATCTGGAAAGTATGATAACAGTTCAGGATGTTATTGATTACCTGAAAAATAAAGGCATTGACGAAGAATAA
- a CDS encoding MarR family transcriptional regulator — MEKSYRALNDVLVNLFHDIMDIEQDAIITGEFCDITNNDMHIIEAVGVEQPMNMSSIAKKMLVTMGTLTISMNSLVKKGYVLRERSEEDRRVVFIRLTEKGKRAYYHHEAFHREMIEAVVKGLAEDEKEILVTSLTQLKDFFMNYKKKQKNS; from the coding sequence ATGGAAAAGAGCTATCGCGCCCTGAATGATGTTCTGGTGAATCTGTTTCATGATATTATGGATATTGAGCAGGATGCCATCATTACCGGGGAATTCTGCGACATTACAAACAATGATATGCATATTATCGAAGCGGTTGGCGTGGAACAGCCGATGAATATGTCATCGATTGCCAAAAAGATGCTGGTTACCATGGGCACACTGACAATTTCTATGAACAGCCTTGTAAAAAAGGGATATGTGCTGAGGGAACGCAGTGAAGAAGACCGGCGTGTGGTATTTATCCGCCTGACAGAAAAAGGGAAGCGGGCATATTACCATCATGAAGCTTTCCACAGGGAAATGATTGAGGCTGTGGTAAAGGGGCTTGCTGAGGACGAGAAGGAAATCCTGGTCACTTCGCTCACTCAGCTGAAAGATTTCTTTATGAATTATAAAAAGAAGCAAAAAAACAGTTGA
- the fabZ gene encoding 3-hydroxyacyl-ACP dehydratase FabZ, giving the protein MALGIKEIEAIIPHRHPFLLIDRIDELEPGVRAEGIKNVTFKEDFFAGHFPEEPVMPGVLIVEALAQVGAVAILSVDENKGKTAFFGGMDKVKFRRKVVPGDTLRLECEIVKQKGPIGVGRATATVDGKTAVTADMTFVVG; this is encoded by the coding sequence ATGGCACTTGGAATCAAAGAGATTGAAGCGATTATACCACACCGTCATCCGTTTCTGCTGATCGACCGCATCGATGAACTGGAACCCGGTGTGCGCGCAGAAGGAATCAAGAATGTAACTTTTAAGGAAGACTTTTTCGCAGGTCATTTTCCGGAAGAACCGGTGATGCCGGGTGTACTGATCGTGGAAGCGCTTGCACAGGTGGGGGCTGTTGCCATCTTAAGTGTGGACGAGAACAAAGGGAAGACAGCATTTTTTGGAGGAATGGACAAAGTTAAATTCCGCAGAAAAGTAGTGCCGGGAGACACGCTTCGCCTGGAATGTGAGATTGTGAAACAAAAAGGACCGATCGGTGTCGGCCGTGCAACGGCGACCGTTGACGGTAAGACGGCAGTTACTGCCGATATGACATTTGTGGTAGGATAG
- a CDS encoding beta-ketoacyl-ACP synthase III: MRARILGTGSYLPEHIMTNDDIAQLVDTSDEWIRERTGIKKRHLTDQGTVSMAAEAVKKALEAAATSVEELDMILFATVTPDYLFPSAACQLQDSIGAENAVCMDINAACSGFVFALNTAASYIQSGIYGKILVVGAETLSKIVDWEDRSTCILFGDGAGAAVVGADETGIECMDMGCDGSKGMVLYCEGNPLQNPLVSHTPDGRKMHMDGQAVFKFAIRKVPETIRRVLEKSGTDIKEIDHFIMHQANRRILASAAKALKIPNEKMPMNMDGCGNIAAASIPILLDEYSRSGKIKKGDKLILCAFGGGLSWGSTLMTW; this comes from the coding sequence ATGAGAGCGAGAATTTTGGGTACCGGAAGCTATCTGCCGGAGCATATTATGACAAACGATGATATCGCACAGCTGGTGGATACCAGTGACGAATGGATCAGAGAGAGAACCGGGATCAAAAAGAGGCATCTTACCGATCAGGGGACGGTATCCATGGCGGCTGAAGCCGTAAAAAAAGCTTTAGAGGCTGCGGCAACGTCCGTTGAGGAGCTGGATATGATACTGTTTGCGACCGTTACGCCGGATTATCTGTTTCCGAGTGCGGCATGTCAGCTGCAGGATTCGATCGGTGCGGAGAACGCAGTCTGCATGGACATCAATGCGGCGTGTTCCGGGTTTGTGTTTGCTCTGAATACGGCAGCATCCTATATACAGTCCGGGATTTACGGGAAGATTCTGGTAGTGGGAGCGGAGACTCTTTCAAAAATAGTTGACTGGGAAGACAGAAGCACCTGCATTCTTTTTGGTGACGGCGCCGGGGCAGCTGTTGTGGGCGCTGATGAGACGGGAATAGAATGCATGGACATGGGGTGCGACGGATCGAAAGGCATGGTGCTTTACTGTGAAGGCAATCCGCTGCAGAACCCGCTGGTGAGCCATACGCCTGACGGCCGGAAAATGCATATGGATGGACAGGCGGTCTTCAAATTTGCGATCCGCAAAGTGCCTGAGACGATTCGCAGGGTGCTCGAAAAGAGCGGAACTGATATAAAAGAGATCGATCATTTTATCATGCACCAGGCAAACCGGAGGATTCTGGCTTCCGCAGCAAAAGCACTGAAGATCCCGAATGAGAAGATGCCGATGAATATGGATGGGTGCGGCAATATTGCTGCGGCAAGTATTCCAATCTTACTGGACGAGTACAGCAGGTCGGGAAAGATTAAAAAAGGGGATAAATTAATCCTGTGTGCGTTCGGCGGGGGATTGAGCTGGGGCAGTACGCTCATGACATGGTAG
- the fabD gene encoding ACP S-malonyltransferase — MGKIAYIFPGQGAQKAGMGQDFYENSPISKAVFEKAGELLGFSMEALCFEENDRLDITEYTQAAMVTTSTAMLRELQKRGFVPDVTAGLSLGEYCALVCCGAMSFEDAVQVVRQRGILMQEAVPAGQGGMAAVMGLSAEAIEQVLNHIPGVQIANYNCPGQIVISGEKKAVDTAAAALKDAKAKRVVPLNVSGPFHSEMLKEAGSRLGQTLASVAVFEHEIPYVTNVTASYVGGTDKIKELLIRQVSSSVRWQQSVEAMIADGVTHFVEIGPGRTLASFVKKIYRDAAVYNVEKWEQLDGLQDFYRQAGK, encoded by the coding sequence ATGGGAAAAATAGCATATATCTTCCCGGGTCAGGGAGCACAGAAAGCCGGTATGGGTCAAGATTTTTATGAAAATTCCCCCATCTCAAAGGCAGTTTTCGAGAAGGCAGGAGAGCTGCTGGGATTTTCCATGGAAGCACTTTGCTTTGAGGAAAATGACCGGCTGGACATCACCGAGTATACGCAGGCAGCTATGGTCACAACCAGCACTGCGATGCTGCGTGAACTTCAGAAGCGGGGGTTTGTACCGGATGTGACGGCGGGATTAAGCCTTGGGGAGTACTGTGCGCTTGTCTGCTGCGGTGCGATGAGCTTTGAGGATGCCGTGCAGGTGGTTCGTCAGAGAGGAATTCTGATGCAGGAGGCTGTCCCGGCAGGGCAGGGCGGCATGGCTGCTGTGATGGGGCTGTCTGCTGAAGCCATCGAACAGGTACTGAATCATATCCCGGGTGTTCAGATAGCCAATTATAATTGCCCTGGACAGATCGTGATATCCGGAGAAAAAAAAGCGGTGGATACTGCAGCGGCAGCCTTAAAGGATGCCAAAGCAAAAAGGGTAGTGCCGTTAAATGTCAGCGGTCCGTTTCATTCAGAGATGCTGAAGGAGGCGGGGAGCAGGCTGGGACAGACGCTTGCGTCTGTGGCGGTCTTCGAACATGAGATTCCGTATGTGACGAACGTGACCGCGTCTTACGTCGGCGGCACAGATAAGATCAAAGAGCTTCTGATTCGTCAGGTCAGCAGTTCCGTGCGCTGGCAGCAGAGCGTGGAAGCGATGATTGCAGATGGAGTGACTCATTTTGTGGAGATTGGTCCTGGACGGACGCTCGCATCATTTGTAAAAAAGATTTACAGAGATGCAGCCGTCTACAATGTGGAAAAATGGGAGCAGCTTGACGGATTACAGGATTTTTACCGGCAGGCAGGAAAATAA